The window aggggcgcccagttatggggggaggggcacccaccgggggggcaggctcggggggaggggcgcccagTTATGGGGGGGATTGCGGCAGGCTGGGGGGGCCCagttatggggggaggggcacccaccgggggggcaggctcggggggaggggcggccagttatggggggaggggcacccaccgggggggcaggctcggggggaggggcggccagttatggggggagggggcacccaCCGGGGGGGGGGACCCCGCCCGGCGGCCGATACGGAACCGTCCCCGCCTGAGCTCGGGCTCGCGCCGACTTCCGCTGGGCGGACGCGATGACGTCAGTGACACGCCACAGCGCGTCCGCTCCCGGCTCCGCCCCGCGGTGGGGCTGCGCCGGCGCTGAGCGAGTGGGCGGGGCGAGGGGCAGCGGGGCTCCCTCGCGTCGCCGCGGGTCCTAGCGCCCGCCGTATCTCCCCCGCCGGCTGCCCGGCCCGGCGCCGAGCCCAGCCGCTGGGGGAGCGGAAGGGGTCGTGACCCCTTGTCACAGAGACCAAAGCCGGGCGGGGCCAGCCTGagcccccgcccgcccgccagGAACACCCAGCCCGGGGCAAATAAGGCCCAGGGCAGggctcccccagcctggggctaaTAACCTGCAGAACTCACtggcaggggatgctgtgaaggccacaACTATGACTGGTTTcactaaattcatggaggatggtgcagaaacggctattagccaggaggggcagggacccAACGCCCtgctccgggtgtccctaaacctctgactgccagaagctggctCTGCCTGACAAGGGATGGGTTACTTGATAAATGccctgtttgttccctctgaagaatCCAACACTGGCCCCTGTCAGAGACAAGAcatggggctagatggaccattggtctgaccccgtattgCTGTTCTTATGCTCCCCTGGCAGTAAAttaatctagatcacatttcccttgTTTGCTTCTAAGAACGTGGGACTGTGTCAAGACTTACTGACATCAAGACATGATGTCtgctgcttccccccctcccctaagccagtacccccccaaagaaggaaatcaaggtagtttggcatgatttgttctagaCAAAGCCATGCTGGCTCTTCCTTCTAAACCAGTTAGCCTCAAGGTGCACACAAGTTGACTGTTTCATCATTTGTTCCAGTCTCTCTCCAGGTATCAACCTTAGGGTGACTGGTCTataacctccagggcctctttgttcccctttttaaagataggggCTATAtctgctcttctccagtcctGAAGATAATTGTTCTTGCCCCAGCAGGCCACTGACAGAGCCAGTAGAAGCCAGGGcacctgggtcccagcccagtgctctatctACCCCCCAGAGATGCACATTAACTAGCAGGAGACTTGTACCCGCCAGGCTCCCTTAGCTGCAAGGGGAGAGGGCTGCAGTACTGGAGTCAGATCTCAGCAGCTCTAGCCTTGCTCCTGCCCGGGCCCCGCAGGCACAGGGCCCAGATTCCAGACAGCAGTTTCTCAAGGCTGGTAGCGGCTGTCCTGGGGATTTCCTGGCCAGCAGAACGTCAAAAGACTGCGGAGGTGTCAGTCAAGGAGAGACTTGACACTAGAGCATCTTAGGCCACTGCAGAGTAGAGGCTGCCAACGTTTCCAAGAAGAGTGATGCTGAGCGGACAGCCAGAGGCTACAACCAAACAGCTGAGAGTCCTCCATATTCTCCCATCCTCTCATTGTCATTGTAACAACTCTCCAAGGCTGCTGGCTGAGCAACTGCAACAGAAAGGGGTTTTTCTGAGCAATGAGTGatccggggggggggtggtttgggggggggggggggaggagaatccAAGCTGATAGCCAGCCACTTGCCAGCTGGCTCTACCCCACCCTAACCTGTTACCTCCCTCGCGGGGCTGCCCACACCACCCCAACAGCAGATACACGCCTCGAGTCTTAGCAGACTCTCATTGCTAGCTCTGCTTTGCGTGTACAGTACCACCATAGACAGACATCTGAAAAGAAGTGATTTCTCCCCCCATGCCTGGTGCTGAATGTCAAACTGACAGCCCAACGAGAGGGATGTCTGCAAGACGAGCTCGAAAGACTCCACCACATTCAGCCAACAAACTTTATTGCCCAGAACTTTCTCCTCTaacgttttttgtttttatttttttattacaaactctacattttgcttttaaatatagcCATAGAATGAACACAGATTACAaggaccccttcccccccccaccccttttcctggaTGTTATTAGGAAGAGTAACACATTTTTATCATCAGGTCTCCTGCAGACCTACCAGCAATGAAAAACCACCCATTGCTACCAGCTCTAGTGCCTTAAATCCTCTTGTGGACATAGTTCTCAGGGAACAGGTGGGCATATGAGCACAAGCATACAAgacaccttcccctccccacatcctgaaagaaaattTGGGGTCCAAATTGTTGTGACCCATTTGTGCACCTACTATGCAACAATGCCTGGGTTAGCGACACACGGCAGCCTGTTCCCTGGATACGTTGGCAGGGGCTTTTTGGAACCATGTTAGCACCATTTGAACGTGGGCGGCTGCCACGTGGGCCACGCACACGGCCTGGTAGACCACAGGATGCTGTGCTGCGGCCAGGATTCCCAGTGCGAGGCAGGACGAGGGGGCTCACGTGTTGCTTTGGAAGCCTACCAGGAGCTTATCTAATTTACTCCAAAGCAGGCTGCAGCCACCCTCATGAGACATGGTGTCCTCCGAGGAAGAGCACTGCTTGCGAGGGGCTACACTGCTCTGGTAAAGGGGGAGAGAACAGGCTCCATTTGGGCCAGTTTGGCATCTGTTGGGCTAGGAGGAGGTTTTTGGGAAGTGCCTCTATATTATCTACTCAATAAATAATCTAATGCTTCCCaaacctgggatctgaaagcaGATCGTCCTAGCTCGAAAGAGGCCAGGAGGGGCTGCCATTAAAGAATTCATAGGCCCATAAGCCACCACTCCCATGGAATGTTCCAGTGAGCAGGGAAATCACACAGAGTGCAGAAGTGTCCATCTAGGCAAACAGTGACAGAGCTACCAACTCCTCTGGAGTCTGCCCTGTCCCGCACAAACAGGGAAAGGGGGAGAGTAGTCCACACACAATACAGAGGGACAGCCAAAGCCCAGCTTCAGCTGCCGTCGTGGGGCCACAGAACGCTCCAAAATGCTCTGCCCAAGGGGTGTAGCAAGGACGTCATTGGgcctctgctcccatccccagGTTCTCTCAGCCCTCTGATCTCAGGAGAGTTTTCTGGAGCACAAGTCGCTGCAGATTTAAAAGCTCTGCTGTCAGTTATGAGATAAATCCTGTCAAGGGGCTGCGCCTGGGTGTGCGATGAGCTGACATGGTCTCAGCTCTGGGACAGAGCGTGCTGGCAGGGGAGCACGGCAAGGCATCCTGCCTCTGCACTCAGGCTAGACAGACTCCCACCCTGGGCCCATACTCCAGGGACTGGTGGCCACGGCCGTGCAGCCTCTCACTTGACTGCAGCACCCTAAGTAAGAATTGATAGAGGCTGCAACAGCCCTGTACCTACGTAAGAGTCCCACACCTCCACTTCCGCTAGCCAAAGACCCCTCGCGCTGCAGAGTCTACGTGCAATGAGGACACAGAGACCCCCCAGCAGTAACTCAGTTCCCTGCTCGGGCAGTCTCAGCCAGACCCCGGGGTACATGAAGACAATACGGAAGTCAGAGGGATTGTATGTAATAGGTGCGAAGACAGGCAGGGGGGCTCCAGGCAGCCTTGCTCTTGGGCATGTTGGCCTATATGCCCAAGGCAGAACCCGAAATCCCACAGCCCACCATTACACAGAGGCCTTTTCCACGTTTCCCTGCAGTGCTCTGCTGTCTATGTGGAGACAAAGCTAGCCCGAACAGGCCTAGACACTGCCACGGGTACGTGCTGAGCCTTCACACGCTGGCCGAGACATTTCCgctgcctccagcccagggcctgtgcACAGAAGCTGCCAAGTCAGTTTACAGCTCCCCCCTTAGAGTCAGTAGAGCCTCTTGTTCCCATGCCAGAGCTACGGCCAGGGACGCCATTCCCTGCTCCAGGAACATGACAGCACAACAGAGCCATTTCAGGCAGGACCTAGAGCTAGGATGGCCTGTGGCTGCGATACAGCAAGCAGAGCCTCCTGATGGACGCGAGACCAGAACCTAGTCCACGGTACACTCTGGGTATCCAACTGGGCTAGAATGGGAGGTGCTTCCAACAGGCCTGCTTGAGGGGACAGGATCAGAGGCGGCTCTTCAGTCCCTCGCACTGCCCTGAAAGCTCCCAGGCCCAGCTAGGGCAGCCCtgccagagcaggagcaggctcaCTGGGCAGCAGTGACTGGAACAGAGATGCCAGGTGCTCACAGCAGGGAAGAGCCAAGGACAGGTGGTAGAGTGGCGTTGTACTGGCCCGGCGTGGGAGGGGGCACTTGGGACAAAGTGCAGTAAGAGATTACAGAACACTGCCTAAAAACCgcttttagttatttaaaaaattaaagattgTGGAGTCCCCCTCATACAATTACCGTCTGCGCAGCCGCTCAGACTAGAGCCACGAAACAGCCTCACACATAAAACAATCAGAGTCTTCTCTGCTGCACAAGACAAGTTTATAAACTCCTTCCAAGCCACTGGAAAGCCAGCCAGCTGCCACAGCGAGACACTAGACAAGAGGAAGCAGCACTCAGGGGTCTGGCTTGGTCATGCTTATTTAGAGCACGATGGTTTGAGGAGCCATCTGTGTGCCGCAGAGTTAAAGATAGGAGAGAACCAGGGCGCACCAGAATAGGGGCAAGGAGCAACTGATCCAGACCTAGAAGCTGCTCCATTcacagcagtggtctccaacgCAGGCAGGTAGCATAATTCAGGCCAGACACACAGGGAAATGCCTGACGCTCCGTTTGATGGAGACGATACTAAAATCTGGTATCAGCCTCGCAGGTCCCTTCCTACATCCACCCATCTTTTCCTTGCTGGTAGGAAGCAGCCTGCCGCTGCTCTTCCCCCTCTCACTGccgcccccctcacccccagagatCTGAGTTgtatttccttccccttcccccacccagctgAACCAAAGACACTTAAAATTATTTACACTTTTAGCCATTTAAAAACCCAATAAAATAAGATTGCATCTGTCCTACCAGGGATGTGGGTATAGCAGCAGCTACATCTAGCTCAGTACTCTGCGTGCAAAACAAAAGACAAACAGAAGACCGACCAAAATACTGCACCATCACTAGGAAGCTTTTGCTGGGGTTGGTGTTACAATTGCAGCCTGGCTCCTCCCCTCACTCAGACTGAGGATGGGAAGGATGGAAAGGATGGGTTATTCCAGACACAGCACATTAACACAGACTTTTTGCCATCCTGGTCAACATGAATATCTAAAACGGACTGGACATTGCTGCAAGAgtccgtctgtccatccatccttccttccAGGGACGACGAGGAAAGAGGGGGCGACAGAGACGACCTAAGACAAAGATGCTGCCTCCTCTGGATCCTCTCGCTTTGGCAGCTCGGAAACTGCAGGCGAGGAGGAAGCTGGAACCGGAGCGATGGGCAATTCCTGcacttccttctctcctccaagCCCCATCTCTACATCCATTTGCTCCAGCTCCCTCTGATCCAGTAGCTCAAAGTCAtccacttctccctcctcctccaggggAGCTGCAGTCTCCATCCCCACCACCTCGGTCTCTGACAGCTGTGCCTGGAAGTTCAGTTTCTCTTCGGGCTCAGTGGGGAGGAACTCGGAGAGGGAAGGCCCCTCACTAGCTTCAGAGGAGTGCAGCAGGGCCGAGAGGGTGTTCTGCACCACCGTAGTGATCGCAGTGGCGACGATCTCCTCACTTAGCACATCGATGCAGatgcccaggctgggggcagaagCAGTCTGCGGCTCTGGGCTGCTTGGCACCGCTTGCCCGTTCCCATTGAAGTGCGTATTTACAAAATGGAGAGGAGAAGCTAGATGGAGAACGGAGAGGTCAGAGTCCACagcttccttttctgcagagtccAGCTCGTGGGCAGCATGGGCAAGCTCAGGGCCCAGCGGCACCCCGAAGGCATCGTCATCGCTTTGTGGCCCCAGGTCTCTGGAATGATACTCTTCCACGGAGGGGAACTCTGCCAGGTCCTTGGCGAAGGACTCCTCCGGCTCACTGTGCAGGCTCTGTTGATCCAGGTCTGAAAGGCACAGCCAGGCAATGGCATTACCAACAACTTCTCCCACTCTCCACAGTCCCATTCCCTTAGGCCCAGGCTGCGCTCTGCCTGCTCCAGCTGAGAGATCAGCTGATCTTTGCCCCCCCAGGCAGCTCCATCCTGGTTAGTGTGGAAGCAGGGAGTTGCCCTGTACTCCCACGAGTGGAGTGCTTGAAAGAACTTGACTTTGGGATTCAAGCTCCTCCAGAATTTAGCTTCTTCCTGCCTAGGAGCCACTTCTCTTCACTCTGCCCCACCTGTGGGATGTGCGGAGCAGGTGGCTCACCTGACCATCCCCTTCTTGCCATCCTCCACCTGCCACTGGGCCTGTTCATGCCTAGAACTCCTGTCACACTTCCACCCTCTCCCCATTTAAGCCCTTCTCAAACCCACCCTGAAGGGTCTGACGAGCTACACGCCCGTAGATTACCCAGTCCCCACGACTCCTCCTGCACACACCCAACCAGCCCTGTGACCCTGTCGTCATCACCACACAGCCCTCGTCAGAGCCAGGGAGCGCTGCAGGACAAGGCCTCTGGCTTTGTTTCGTACAGTGCCACGCACACGTCATCACTTGGCCGGGTTTGCCTGCCTCTCTGCTCACTGGCAGAGCCTTTGAGGACTGCGCTGCCTCCCTTTCCAGAGttaggcagggagcagggcagagcatGGAGCAGAATCATCCAGGCAGCAGAGATCAGACAGCCAGAGCAGTCATGGCTATCGGGGAAGCCATGACAAGATGTGCTGCTGCTAATGCCCCCCCGCCCAAGGGAGCAATTGCACAGAGCCCATCACCATGGGGGCTGGACTATCAGCCCAGCTGGGAGAGTTTCAAACACCCAGAAATGACAACATACCcacttccagtccagtgattaggAAGATGGGGTATGCCACTTTAACTGCCAAGCGAGGGTCTCCTGGCTTTCTTCTGGCCCTTTTCCCCCTGCAAAGAGCCTggttctccccctgccctccagggGCCTGTCCCAGCTCCAGGGGTAGGGAGAGTGATGGCCTGTTCCTACCAGACAGCTGTTTCaggacagtgtgtgtggggtgagggtgggaattACGATCACCACATACCTTCAGACACATCAGTCAGCTGTGGGGTGGTGGCCCTGGAAACAGAGAAGCCCCCGCTCTCCAAGATGGAAGCCTCCTCATCAGAGAGCTCGGAGTCTGTAATCGCCAGCGCTAGTGCTGTCTTCTTTACATCCACCTGTGGCGGAGAGGAGTTAGGTTTGGGTGCCAGCTGGCTCCTCTGCCCAGACCAGAGCCACAGGGGCAGAAGTTATCTGCCAGATGAACTGTCACACAAGGTTCTCATACTCGATGATTCTGCTCAGCCCCCTGCTCATAATGACACTGTCCAGGCACAGACTCATCCTTGCTGCTCCTGGAGCGAGCTCGGATGGGTTTGCGTCCTGCCAACGCCCAACATGGAGGGCCCAGTGAAAAGCACGTGTGTAACTCCTACGAGCCCTAGAAATCCCCACAGCAGGGGATTCTCCCCTCCTGTGGTAGCTACAGAACACCACTGTGGCAAAGGGCAGGGCCCCCTTTCACAGTCCTGCCAACAGGCCATGCCAAAAAAGGACATCCGTACACACACAACAGCAGAGAGCATTGCAGATACTTTCATGTGACCCAAAGCTTCTCActtcccagcccagcttctcCTTCCACTGGCAACTGCAGCAAAACCAGATGCCTGATCTGATCACCCCATCAACATGGAAATAAACGGGACTACACATTTCCCATCTGCTGAGCAAGCACGAGTGGTGGGGAACAGCTCCATGACCCTTTACCCGGGGCGTGATTAGGGTTCCAGGAAATAGCAAGCTGTCTGCACCACCAGCACAGGTGCCTGCAGGCCCGCAGAGGCAGGTGCAGTGACTCCGTCCAGAGCCCATCGGGGCTACTCTAGTCACTGGCTCAAGGGGTcagggagagcagggcagggcattCCCTTACTCCAGGGCTCAAGGGCGCCAGTTCCACAAGGGTCCCTGGGCTTTGCACTCCACCACACTGCTCCCGGGGCCACCTGACAAGCAGGCTCTTGGTCACAGCCCCTCCACAGAGGCAGCTCGCACCCCTCCCTGAACACCCACTGGTGACTTTCCAATCCCTGCcagggcccagagccagggacagcttggacagctctgctgctggttaCCAGTGTGGCTGCATTCTGACCAACCCGCTGTtcctggctctctggggaggTGCTGGCAGGGAAGAGAGGGCTATCTACCGCACGGCTCCTCTGCAGCCCTTACCACTGGGGAGTAGCCAGACAGCTCTGCCTCACTCTCACTCTCGGTCTCCGCCATTGGCTCATCACCTGCCATGGGTTCACTCT of the Dermochelys coriacea isolate rDerCor1 chromosome 11, rDerCor1.pri.v4, whole genome shotgun sequence genome contains:
- the RETREG2 gene encoding reticulophagy regulator 2 isoform X2, with the protein product MASGGGRAEEAAGPEADAEAMERLAAALRQRLRGWEAALAAAQRLLVWERPLHSLVTAGGLGGALWLFSSTSLRPLFLLSISLLGILLLERWKPRFLFDFSAQPSEEPGGDSESVPAGAQPHLLSVPELCSCLAESWVTFRLYLQELLQYKRQNPAKFCMRVCSGCLILAMVGHYVPGIMISSIILLSILLWPLVVYHELIQRMYTRLEPVLMKLDYSMKAETLHLKHEKRKRQGKSEPMAGDEPMAETESESEAELSGYSPVVDVKKTALALAITDSELSDEEASILESGGFSVSRATTPQLTDVSEDLDQQSLHSEPEESFAKDLAEFPSVEEYHSRDLGPQSDDDAFGVPLGPELAHAAHELDSAEKEAVDSDLSVLHLASPLHFVNTHFNGNGQAVPSSPEPQTASAPSLGICIDVLSEEIVATAITTVVQNTLSALLHSSEASEGPSLSEFLPTEPEEKLNFQAQLSETEVVGMETAAPLEEEGEVDDFELLDQRELEQMDVEMGLGGEKEVQELPIAPVPASSSPAVSELPKREDPEEAASLS
- the RETREG2 gene encoding reticulophagy regulator 2 isoform X1; this translates as MASGGGRAEEAAGPEADAEAMERLAAALRQRLRGWEAALAAAQRLLVWERPLHSLVTAGGLGGALWLFSSTSLRPLFLLSISLLGILLLERWKPRFLFDFSVLSILLWPLVVYHELIQRMYTRLEPVLMKLDYSMKAETLHLKHEKRKRQGKSEPMAGDEPMAETESESEAELSGYSPVVDVKKTALALAITDSELSDEEASILESGGFSVSRATTPQLTDVSEDLDQQSLHSEPEESFAKDLAEFPSVEEYHSRDLGPQSDDDAFGVPLGPELAHAAHELDSAEKEAVDSDLSVLHLASPLHFVNTHFNGNGQAVPSSPEPQTASAPSLGICIDVLSEEIVATAITTVVQNTLSALLHSSEASEGPSLSEFLPTEPEEKLNFQAQLSETEVVGMETAAPLEEEGEVDDFELLDQRELEQMDVEMGLGGEKEVQELPIAPVPASSSPAVSELPKREDPEEAASLS